The Streptomyces sp. NBC_00691 genome has a segment encoding these proteins:
- a CDS encoding trypsin-like serine protease produces the protein MAAATATTAVVLGAPAHTAGAAEEVPANAGAPFAVEDGAYPFGDEILAATGAGLIAGDGGISHTSCSDQYQIMVWARNLKTSDSRICFKAHNTGYLAVNIPRAYRIETVDRDINASVSIGGTTSNLSIPEDTSKGFGEADPVDPKQAVLLEMRITGSSGPRMAGQPLNDEVLKFNAKLEIGDTKRCSGALVDPYWVITAKSCFADKPAENNTVTAGAPKDKTKVSVGKAWIMSGTGFTADATELVPHPDRDLVMVRLANPATGITPVAVSSAAPTTGEEFDVVGYGRTQDGWGSVSRHSAAFSAGATDATGFDLAAKTPADATVCKGDAGASTLRMMTGKPTLVGVVSRGFQGGCLGSGETRSGAFSTRVDDQGDWIQRVRALSPGWRTQALVQSGSSLYQGIRLADGSWTGFRDVQTQGAGSIGAIRSSAVVGMNGDSHVLAVTNAGGLFHTIRKQDGTWGTFGDVFGAANALGGLTSVTASNIGYDLHVVAVADGKAFHTVRNATGHWTPFKDITSGKVANVTAAATAVVRGELQVTTISGGKAFHTIRQWNGNWLAWGDVAGAAGPTGPITSVSTTGSGDEMHIVVATDNGARQYHAVRNFNGTWTPLTEIKSILGTVTAKSVATATVDGEVVVTVTTADGKLLHTVRHADRTWATTGTVALQGLPAAPGAHAITGTWNG, from the coding sequence GTGGCTGCTGCCACCGCCACCACGGCCGTCGTACTGGGGGCACCCGCGCATACCGCCGGGGCGGCCGAGGAAGTGCCCGCGAACGCCGGCGCTCCCTTCGCCGTCGAGGACGGGGCCTACCCGTTCGGCGACGAGATCCTGGCAGCCACCGGTGCCGGCCTCATCGCCGGCGACGGGGGCATCAGCCACACCAGCTGCTCCGACCAGTACCAGATCATGGTGTGGGCGCGGAACCTGAAGACGAGTGACTCCAGGATCTGCTTCAAGGCCCACAACACCGGCTACCTGGCCGTGAACATCCCGCGGGCGTACCGGATCGAGACCGTCGACCGGGACATCAACGCCAGCGTCTCCATCGGTGGCACCACCAGCAACCTGAGCATTCCCGAGGACACGTCCAAGGGCTTCGGCGAGGCTGACCCCGTCGACCCCAAGCAGGCCGTCCTGCTGGAGATGCGCATCACCGGCTCCTCCGGCCCGCGGATGGCCGGTCAGCCCCTCAACGACGAGGTACTCAAGTTCAACGCGAAGCTGGAGATCGGCGACACCAAGCGCTGCTCCGGCGCGCTCGTGGACCCGTACTGGGTGATCACCGCCAAGAGCTGCTTCGCCGACAAGCCCGCTGAGAACAACACCGTCACAGCAGGGGCTCCGAAGGACAAGACCAAGGTCTCGGTCGGCAAGGCCTGGATCATGTCCGGCACCGGCTTCACCGCCGACGCCACCGAACTGGTCCCGCACCCGGACCGCGACCTGGTCATGGTCCGCCTCGCGAACCCCGCCACCGGCATCACGCCCGTCGCCGTCTCCTCGGCCGCCCCCACCACCGGTGAGGAATTCGACGTCGTCGGGTACGGCCGTACCCAGGACGGCTGGGGTTCCGTCAGTCGGCACAGCGCGGCCTTCAGCGCGGGCGCAACCGACGCCACCGGCTTCGACCTGGCCGCGAAGACCCCGGCCGACGCGACGGTCTGCAAGGGCGACGCGGGTGCGTCGACCCTGCGCATGATGACCGGCAAGCCGACTCTCGTCGGTGTGGTCAGCCGCGGCTTCCAGGGCGGTTGCCTGGGCAGCGGCGAGACCCGCTCCGGAGCGTTCAGCACCCGGGTCGACGACCAGGGCGACTGGATCCAGCGAGTCCGTGCGCTTTCTCCGGGCTGGCGTACCCAGGCTCTGGTCCAGTCGGGCAGCAGCCTCTACCAGGGCATCCGTCTGGCGGACGGCTCCTGGACCGGTTTCCGAGACGTGCAGACGCAGGGCGCCGGCAGCATCGGCGCGATCCGCAGCTCGGCGGTCGTCGGGATGAACGGTGACAGCCACGTCCTGGCCGTCACCAACGCGGGCGGGCTCTTCCACACGATCCGCAAGCAGGACGGCACCTGGGGCACCTTCGGCGACGTCTTCGGCGCGGCCAACGCCCTGGGCGGCCTGACCAGCGTCACTGCCTCGAACATCGGCTACGACCTGCACGTCGTCGCGGTCGCCGACGGCAAAGCGTTCCACACCGTCCGCAACGCGACCGGCCACTGGACGCCGTTCAAGGACATCACCTCCGGGAAGGTCGCCAACGTGACGGCCGCCGCCACCGCCGTGGTCCGCGGTGAGCTCCAGGTCACCACCATCAGCGGTGGGAAGGCCTTCCACACGATCCGTCAGTGGAACGGCAATTGGCTCGCCTGGGGCGACGTCGCCGGCGCCGCCGGTCCGACCGGTCCGATCACCTCGGTCAGCACGACCGGCTCCGGGGACGAGATGCACATCGTCGTCGCCACCGACAACGGCGCCCGCCAGTACCACGCGGTCCGCAACTTCAACGGCACCTGGACCCCGCTGACCGAGATCAAGAGCATCCTCGGCACGGTCACCGCCAAGTCCGTCGCCACCGCCACCGTCGACGGCGAGGTCGTCGTGACCGTCACCACCGCCGACGGCAAGCTCCTCCACACCGTCCGGCACGCCGACCGCACCTGGGCCACCACCGGCACCGTCGCCCTCCAGGGCCTGCCCGCCGCCCCCGGCGCCCACGCCATCACGGGTACCTGGAACGGCTGA
- a CDS encoding M28 family peptidase, which translates to MALSASLVGTLAGTASAARPAPAQKDSPVTRAVAAADLAVDSGLDTLINSAQEQYERRLVTPWVKDLYSVSYERSYRGLPVVGGDAVVLADGSGRIRALQSASSVRIDVATRPSVTAKKAETASRKRLASVDTVETSRLVVRLKNDRPVLAWETVLRGRTESAPSKLHVFVDARTGAVVDSYDDVVAGTGNSKWNGPGPVTIDTTASGSTYSLRDPSRTGLSCADYSTNAVFSKSSDSWGTGNPTSKETGCVDLMFAAQKQWDMLSQWLGRNGVNGNGRSFPGKVGLSDLNAYWDGSSVTIGRNSANEWIAGVDVVAHEYGHAIDSNTPGGTSGQEAGLGEGTGDIFGALTEAYINQPAPYDVPDYLVGEVINLQGRGPIRNMYNPPAVNNDPACYSSAIPGTEVHAAAGPLNHWFYLLSEGTSPGGGKPSSSTCNQSTLTGVGIQTAGKIFYGGMLLKTSSMSYKKYRTATLSSAKSLDATCGLYDRTKAAWDAISVPAQSADPTCTPSGQNNDFSMSLNPSSGTVQQGGSATTTVGTTTTTGTAQSVTLTTTGLPAGVTASFSPATVQSGQSSVLTLTATSNAAPGTSTVVVKGQGATLSHTTDYTLNVGGTQPGNDPPDIDVANVQAHLAQFNTIASQNGGNRRAGSAGYTQSLAYVKGKLQAAGYTVTEQNCTSCTYPSNNLIADWPGGPADQVVMFGAHLDGVSAGPGINDNGSGSATLLENALALAQKNPTMTKHVRFAWWTDEEQGLNGSAFYVNRLTAAQRATIKAYYNFDMVGSTNGGYFINNLNSTAAAPLKAYWTSLNLAPEENTEGQGRSDDYSFQQGGIPTSGYAAGASARKTSAQAQKWGGSANTAYDSCYHSACDTTSNINATVLNRSADGVAYALWKQAVGGTTPAQDFSVGVSPSAGSTAPGGSVSATVNTATVSGAAQTVGLSVSGAPAGVTATLSPTSVQSGSSSALSVQVGASTTPGTYTLTVTGSGTVSHTTTYTLTVTGGGSCTPRQLVVNGGFENGSSPWSASTGVITNDARQASHGGSYKAWLGGRGTSYTERAAQSVSIPSGCTSYRLSFFVHIDTDETENVAYDVATVKAGGTQLASYSNLDATAGYVEKSYDLSSFAGQTVTLDFTSVEDQSLQTSFVVDDVSIQVS; encoded by the coding sequence ATGGCGCTGTCCGCGAGCCTCGTCGGCACCCTCGCCGGAACGGCGTCGGCAGCGCGGCCGGCGCCGGCACAGAAGGACAGCCCCGTGACCCGCGCGGTCGCGGCCGCGGACCTCGCAGTCGACAGCGGCCTCGACACCCTGATCAACTCGGCCCAGGAACAGTACGAGCGACGTCTCGTCACCCCCTGGGTGAAGGACCTCTACTCGGTGTCGTACGAGCGCAGCTACCGCGGCCTGCCGGTCGTCGGCGGTGACGCCGTAGTCCTCGCCGACGGTTCCGGCAGGATCCGCGCCCTCCAGTCCGCCTCCTCCGTGCGCATCGACGTGGCGACCCGGCCGTCGGTCACCGCGAAGAAGGCCGAGACGGCCTCTCGGAAGAGACTGGCCTCGGTCGACACGGTCGAGACCAGTCGGCTGGTCGTGCGCCTCAAGAACGACAGACCGGTGCTGGCCTGGGAGACCGTGCTGCGCGGCCGTACCGAGAGCGCGCCCAGCAAGCTGCACGTCTTCGTCGACGCACGTACCGGTGCCGTCGTCGACAGCTACGACGACGTGGTGGCGGGCACCGGCAACAGCAAGTGGAACGGGCCCGGTCCGGTCACCATCGACACCACCGCATCGGGCTCCACCTACTCCCTCCGCGATCCGAGCCGGACCGGCCTGAGCTGCGCCGACTACAGCACCAACGCGGTCTTCTCGAAGTCCTCCGACTCCTGGGGCACCGGCAACCCCACGAGCAAGGAGACCGGCTGCGTCGACCTGATGTTCGCCGCGCAGAAGCAGTGGGACATGCTCAGCCAGTGGCTGGGCCGCAACGGCGTCAACGGCAACGGCCGCAGCTTCCCCGGCAAGGTCGGGCTCAGCGACCTCAACGCCTACTGGGACGGCAGCTCGGTGACCATCGGGCGCAACAGCGCCAACGAGTGGATCGCCGGCGTGGACGTGGTGGCCCACGAGTACGGGCACGCCATCGACTCCAACACCCCCGGCGGCACCAGCGGTCAGGAGGCCGGGCTCGGCGAGGGCACCGGTGACATCTTCGGCGCGCTGACCGAGGCGTACATCAACCAGCCCGCCCCCTACGACGTCCCCGACTACCTGGTCGGCGAGGTCATCAACCTCCAGGGGCGGGGCCCGATCCGCAACATGTACAACCCGCCCGCCGTCAACAACGACCCCGCCTGCTACAGCTCGGCGATCCCCGGCACCGAGGTGCACGCCGCCGCAGGCCCGCTGAACCACTGGTTCTACCTGCTGTCCGAGGGCACCAGCCCCGGCGGCGGCAAGCCCAGCAGCAGCACCTGTAACCAGAGCACCCTGACGGGCGTGGGGATACAGACCGCGGGCAAGATCTTCTACGGTGGCATGCTGCTCAAGACCAGCAGCATGAGCTACAAGAAGTACCGCACGGCGACGCTCAGTTCCGCGAAGTCGCTCGACGCGACCTGCGGCCTCTACGACAGGACGAAGGCGGCGTGGGACGCGATCAGCGTGCCCGCCCAGTCGGCGGACCCGACGTGCACCCCGAGCGGTCAGAACAACGACTTCTCGATGTCGCTCAACCCCTCGTCCGGCACGGTCCAGCAGGGCGGCTCGGCGACCACCACCGTCGGCACCACCACCACGACCGGCACGGCTCAGTCGGTGACGCTGACCACCACCGGCCTGCCCGCCGGGGTGACCGCCTCCTTCAGCCCCGCGACGGTGCAGTCCGGCCAGTCCTCGGTGCTGACCCTGACCGCCACCTCCAACGCGGCACCCGGCACGTCCACGGTCGTCGTCAAGGGCCAGGGCGCCACGCTGTCGCACACCACCGACTACACGCTCAACGTCGGCGGAACCCAGCCCGGCAACGACCCGCCGGACATCGACGTCGCCAACGTGCAGGCGCACCTCGCCCAGTTCAACACCATCGCGAGCCAGAACGGCGGCAACCGCCGTGCGGGCAGCGCCGGCTACACCCAGTCGCTGGCCTACGTGAAGGGCAAGCTGCAGGCCGCCGGATACACGGTGACCGAGCAGAACTGCACCTCCTGCACCTACCCGTCGAACAACCTGATCGCCGACTGGCCGGGCGGCCCCGCCGACCAGGTCGTCATGTTCGGTGCGCACCTCGACGGCGTCTCGGCGGGCCCCGGCATCAACGACAACGGCTCGGGCTCCGCGACCCTGCTGGAGAACGCCCTCGCCCTCGCCCAGAAGAACCCGACGATGACCAAGCACGTGCGCTTCGCCTGGTGGACCGACGAGGAACAGGGCCTCAACGGCTCCGCGTTCTACGTCAACCGGCTCACCGCCGCACAGCGCGCCACCATCAAGGCCTACTACAATTTCGACATGGTCGGCTCCACCAACGGCGGCTACTTCATCAACAACCTCAACTCCACCGCCGCCGCACCCCTCAAGGCGTACTGGACCTCCCTGAACCTGGCGCCCGAGGAGAACACCGAAGGCCAGGGCCGCAGCGACGACTACTCCTTCCAGCAGGGCGGCATCCCGACCTCCGGATACGCGGCCGGCGCGAGCGCCCGCAAGACCTCGGCGCAGGCGCAGAAGTGGGGCGGCTCCGCCAACACCGCCTACGACTCCTGCTACCACAGCGCCTGTGACACCACGAGCAACATCAACGCGACGGTCCTGAACCGCAGCGCCGACGGGGTCGCCTACGCCCTCTGGAAGCAGGCGGTCGGCGGCACCACCCCGGCGCAGGACTTCTCCGTCGGCGTGAGCCCGTCCGCGGGCAGCACGGCCCCCGGCGGGTCCGTCTCGGCGACGGTGAACACCGCCACCGTGAGCGGCGCCGCCCAGACCGTGGGGCTCTCCGTCTCCGGCGCGCCGGCCGGCGTGACCGCCACGCTCAGCCCGACGTCCGTCCAGTCCGGCAGCTCCTCGGCCCTGTCCGTCCAGGTCGGCGCGAGCACCACGCCCGGCACGTACACCCTGACGGTCACCGGCTCGGGCACCGTCAGCCACACCACCACGTACACGTTGACCGTCACGGGCGGCGGCTCCTGCACTCCGCGCCAGCTGGTGGTCAACGGCGGCTTCGAGAACGGCAGCAGCCCGTGGAGCGCGAGCACGGGCGTGATCACCAACGACGCCCGGCAGGCCTCGCACGGAGGCAGCTACAAGGCGTGGCTGGGCGGCAGGGGTACCAGCTACACCGAGCGCGCCGCGCAGTCCGTGTCCATCCCCTCGGGCTGCACCTCGTACCGGCTCTCGTTCTTCGTCCACATCGACACGGACGAGACCGAGAACGTCGCCTACGACGTGGCCACCGTCAAGGCGGGCGGGACGCAGCTGGCGTCCTACTCCAACCTGGACGCGACCGCGGGCTACGTCGAGAAGTCGTACGACCTCTCGTCCTTCGCGGGCCAGACCGTCACCCTCGATTTCACGTCGGTGGAGGACCAGTCACTGCAGACCTCGTTCGTCGTGGACGACGTCTCGATCCAGGTGAGCTGA
- a CDS encoding polymorphic toxin-type HINT domain-containing protein, which translates to MARPGFLGRGLLPLALVAGLVSAAPAAAEGPVTPPLTERQQVVQLWRSGGPAVKSASGAALVGNDEQIRKYLADGQKVAEQLDLREAALKLVTEAGAGVSEAAAKALDGTPEELAVFMKTGWQRPLADDQRVEAARAIESGGAGVREVGNAAMRGSIEDIRAFLTEGQYKQRDDDARVRVAQIEAAGGPATKRAAGEALRAGIAEIREFLTYGQHITHAQDRELATIQDLEAQTKDAGVAAEKAKRTAQEESEKAKTAARLAKVETAKAAAESALAKNDAVRAKDAARRAAESGRRAAAAARTAITAARAANAAAQAAAMAAENASSAALRASKAATRAWEAAGSAEDHEQAAAYADEAAAVASRIADSTDAVKETARQLQIVMQATYDAIKDMHLSADEATESARWAKESGVEYGAAQAAAASTRRHAAEAKRAADAAVAYAADAAQAAGEAAAAARSAADHARKAAVAARAAAGHAGDAQEAANRAKAAAAGALTAAQAAEAAVKQAETVQVTARKTEAEEIAARTRTLVNEARDASDNYNEAKAEIVRVSQEAVKLDVDFMQLADQARQPGVDPALIALTGRKMALIAMQTRGAWSRVAAEAALSGDDATVVAYASTGWKSADAQDERDLVNTIAQTGAYEDLRKAAAAALAGTPAQVHTFLTTGQYQAAAADNRIAVSRIAEAGGTGVKEEAKKALDNADPKTLDTFLTSGQHQARLEDDRVKVASLAEGGTPEVKAAAEAALASPDTNLRTFLESGLFRAQRRDQLNAAHVAQVKAIIAGASQIAARAYEDAFHAAESAALAQGYSDQAREHANTAAAYANTAAGWADQAAQSATSARNSANAAAASASSARAAEKQAASAVRRADDSVTAAGASFKAAVGYAEDAFRAAEEARVSAVNAGASSESAQVTHNETIDRYMRDQHQKAVQEKLRADAEQKRKLIKLGFGIVNFLLTKQLPADTPIGVRLDVVHFGLDILGMVPVFGEVADGVNCGMYAMEGTIEYFHPIGREGAWIDAGLACASMIPVGGWATTPFKFARYAEKYGPDAKKLFDDFATFLKKAPSCPGVKNSFPAGTRVLMGDRTTKPIEQVRVGDTVQAADPVTGASGPRRVEATIYTPDDRDFTDVTLSAARGESTVTATDHHPFWSVKTRTWTDAADLNAGDTLRTGDGDTVQVDKVRQWKTLQPAYNLSVNDLHTYFVLAGTTSVLVHNTTPCPNLFDLHKQADGTLYNGWQHVLARHIKGSPENAGKTYFHLQGRSGPLSQADLDDIAELIRETVEDGVSFPNTGVLLDGTPRNGTKYQLDFGDEVIGRSPDGTDLHHIEVIIDPDGTLRTAYPIPSRNYRG; encoded by the coding sequence ATGGCCAGACCTGGCTTCCTCGGCAGAGGCCTGCTGCCCCTCGCTCTGGTCGCCGGGCTCGTCTCCGCCGCGCCCGCGGCCGCCGAAGGCCCGGTCACCCCACCCCTCACCGAACGTCAGCAAGTCGTCCAGCTCTGGCGGTCCGGCGGCCCGGCCGTGAAATCCGCGTCCGGGGCGGCACTCGTCGGCAACGACGAGCAGATCCGCAAGTACCTGGCCGACGGCCAGAAGGTGGCCGAGCAGCTCGATCTGCGCGAGGCCGCACTCAAGCTCGTCACCGAAGCAGGCGCCGGCGTCAGCGAGGCCGCCGCGAAGGCCCTCGACGGCACCCCCGAGGAACTCGCCGTCTTCATGAAGACCGGCTGGCAGCGGCCGCTCGCCGACGACCAGCGCGTCGAAGCCGCACGCGCCATCGAGTCAGGCGGCGCCGGTGTCCGCGAGGTCGGCAACGCCGCGATGCGCGGCTCGATCGAAGACATCCGCGCGTTCCTGACCGAGGGCCAGTACAAGCAGCGCGACGACGACGCCCGCGTCCGGGTCGCGCAGATAGAGGCCGCAGGCGGCCCCGCCACCAAGCGCGCCGCCGGCGAGGCTCTCCGGGCGGGCATCGCGGAGATCCGCGAGTTCCTCACGTACGGGCAGCACATCACCCACGCCCAGGACCGCGAACTCGCCACCATCCAGGACCTGGAAGCTCAGACCAAGGACGCCGGCGTCGCGGCCGAGAAGGCCAAGAGGACCGCGCAGGAGGAGTCCGAGAAGGCCAAGACAGCCGCCAGGCTGGCCAAGGTGGAGACCGCCAAGGCCGCCGCCGAGTCCGCGCTCGCCAAGAACGACGCGGTCCGCGCCAAGGACGCCGCCCGCCGCGCAGCGGAGTCCGGTCGCCGCGCCGCCGCCGCGGCCCGCACCGCCATCACGGCCGCGAGGGCTGCCAACGCCGCCGCGCAAGCAGCCGCCATGGCCGCCGAGAACGCCTCCAGCGCCGCCCTTCGGGCATCGAAGGCGGCGACCCGCGCATGGGAAGCGGCCGGCTCCGCCGAGGACCACGAGCAGGCCGCGGCCTACGCCGACGAGGCCGCCGCCGTCGCCTCCCGGATCGCCGACTCCACCGACGCGGTGAAGGAAACGGCGCGCCAGCTGCAGATCGTCATGCAGGCGACGTACGACGCCATCAAGGACATGCACCTCTCGGCGGATGAGGCGACGGAGTCCGCGAGGTGGGCCAAGGAGTCCGGTGTCGAGTACGGGGCCGCTCAGGCTGCCGCCGCCTCGACCCGCCGGCACGCCGCGGAAGCCAAGCGTGCGGCCGACGCCGCCGTGGCGTACGCCGCGGATGCGGCCCAGGCCGCCGGTGAGGCCGCCGCCGCGGCCCGTTCGGCCGCCGACCATGCCCGCAAGGCGGCTGTGGCCGCGCGCGCGGCCGCCGGGCACGCCGGCGACGCGCAGGAAGCCGCGAACCGGGCGAAGGCCGCCGCCGCGGGGGCTCTCACAGCCGCCCAAGCCGCGGAAGCAGCCGTCAAGCAGGCCGAGACCGTGCAGGTGACGGCCCGCAAGACCGAGGCAGAAGAGATCGCCGCCCGCACCCGCACCCTGGTCAACGAGGCCAGGGACGCCTCGGACAACTACAACGAGGCGAAGGCGGAGATCGTCCGCGTCTCCCAGGAAGCCGTCAAACTCGACGTCGACTTCATGCAGCTCGCCGACCAGGCCCGCCAGCCCGGCGTGGACCCCGCCCTCATCGCCCTGACCGGCCGCAAGATGGCCCTGATCGCGATGCAGACCCGTGGCGCCTGGAGCCGCGTCGCCGCCGAGGCAGCCCTCTCCGGCGACGACGCCACCGTCGTGGCGTACGCGAGCACCGGCTGGAAGTCGGCCGATGCACAGGACGAACGCGACCTGGTCAACACCATCGCCCAGACCGGCGCCTACGAAGACCTGCGCAAGGCAGCGGCCGCGGCCCTGGCCGGCACGCCCGCCCAAGTCCACACCTTCCTGACCACCGGTCAGTACCAGGCAGCGGCCGCCGACAACCGCATCGCGGTGTCCCGCATCGCCGAAGCCGGCGGCACGGGCGTCAAGGAGGAGGCCAAGAAGGCCCTCGACAACGCCGACCCCAAGACCCTGGACACCTTCCTCACCAGCGGCCAGCACCAGGCACGGCTCGAAGACGACCGTGTCAAGGTTGCGAGCCTGGCCGAAGGCGGCACCCCCGAGGTCAAGGCGGCGGCCGAAGCCGCGCTCGCCAGCCCCGACACGAATCTGCGTACCTTCCTCGAGTCCGGCCTGTTCCGCGCCCAGCGCCGCGACCAGCTGAACGCCGCGCACGTCGCCCAGGTCAAGGCAATCATCGCGGGTGCCAGCCAGATCGCCGCGCGCGCGTACGAAGACGCCTTCCACGCAGCCGAGAGCGCCGCCCTCGCCCAGGGCTATTCCGACCAGGCGAGGGAGCACGCCAACACGGCGGCCGCCTACGCCAACACGGCCGCAGGCTGGGCCGACCAGGCCGCACAGTCCGCGACGAGCGCCCGCAACTCCGCCAACGCCGCCGCGGCCTCCGCCTCCAGTGCCCGCGCCGCCGAGAAGCAGGCAGCCAGTGCCGTCCGCCGCGCAGACGACTCGGTCACGGCCGCCGGCGCCAGCTTCAAGGCAGCGGTCGGATACGCGGAGGACGCCTTCCGAGCCGCTGAGGAAGCCCGGGTCTCCGCCGTCAACGCCGGCGCCAGTAGCGAAAGCGCGCAGGTCACCCACAACGAGACCATCGACCGCTACATGCGGGACCAGCACCAGAAGGCGGTACAGGAGAAGCTGCGCGCGGACGCGGAGCAGAAGCGCAAGCTCATCAAGCTCGGCTTCGGCATCGTGAACTTCCTCCTCACCAAGCAGCTCCCCGCGGACACGCCCATCGGCGTCCGACTGGACGTCGTGCACTTCGGCCTCGACATCCTCGGCATGGTCCCGGTCTTCGGCGAGGTCGCCGACGGAGTCAACTGCGGCATGTACGCGATGGAAGGAACCATCGAGTACTTCCACCCCATCGGGCGCGAGGGCGCATGGATCGACGCGGGACTGGCCTGCGCCTCCATGATTCCCGTCGGCGGCTGGGCCACCACCCCGTTCAAGTTCGCCCGTTACGCGGAGAAGTACGGCCCCGACGCGAAGAAGCTCTTCGACGACTTCGCCACCTTCCTCAAGAAGGCACCCAGCTGCCCGGGGGTGAAGAACAGCTTCCCGGCCGGCACCCGAGTCCTCATGGGCGACCGGACCACGAAGCCCATCGAGCAGGTCCGTGTCGGTGACACGGTTCAAGCCGCCGACCCGGTCACGGGTGCATCCGGTCCCCGTCGCGTCGAGGCCACCATCTACACCCCCGACGACCGCGACTTCACGGACGTCACCTTGAGCGCCGCTCGCGGTGAGAGCACGGTCACCGCCACCGACCACCACCCCTTCTGGTCCGTGAAGACCAGGACGTGGACCGACGCGGCCGACCTGAACGCGGGTGACACCCTCCGCACGGGCGACGGCGACACCGTCCAGGTGGACAAGGTCCGCCAGTGGAAGACGCTCCAGCCCGCCTACAACCTCTCCGTCAACGACCTGCACACGTACTTCGTACTCGCGGGTACGACCTCGGTCCTGGTCCACAACACCACGCCCTGCCCCAACCTCTTCGACCTCCACAAGCAAGCGGACGGCACCCTGTACAACGGGTGGCAGCATGTCCTTGCGCGGCATATCAAGGGGAGCCCTGAGAATGCGGGGAAGACCTACTTCCACCTCCAAGGACGGTCCGGCCCCCTTTCGCAGGCGGATCTCGACGACATCGCCGAGTTGATCAGGGAGACCGTCGAGGACGGAGTATCCTTCCCCAACACTGGGGTACTCCTGGACGGTACGCCGAGGAACGGGACCAAGTATCAACTCGACTTCGGAGACGAGGTCATCGGCAGGAGTCCCGATGGCACAGACCTCCATCACATCGAAGTGATCATCGACCCTGACGGCACGCTCCGTACCGCATATCCGATCCCCTCACGCAACTACAGGGGATGA
- a CDS encoding MAB_1171c family putative transporter, translated as MRIFDLVVVPPLWLFVCWKAPGLRSAPRQDRLMWLMWALWAVAFTIGVPAVRRVIDAAVAVPSFTNLPVHMLSLCAMGALFEFIREATGARRHRLSGLRWILLGLAEAGLITTFAASPLPDGETDLVTVTRSPMITAYWMLFLGYILYGVLSAIRLCWRYGRHAAPGPTRTAMRLLGSASSFGLLYVVHRLAHLAAALTGRSLTGAPGVVVTTQILLACTLLLLLASVSWPFLAGCATRARLHRQVKAIRPLWRLLTESTPEVVLPLPAGLHKDIDMVRYRCVIEIRDSALALSGHVSREQLEAVRRALAESGLRGVERDATAEAAVLLYAARAEGAGEPPRFPERAMVRDGGDLDTDAAWLRKVSAAVRSSEADAAVALLLEDAHSEVLTTE; from the coding sequence TTGAGGATTTTCGACCTCGTTGTCGTCCCGCCCCTCTGGCTGTTCGTGTGCTGGAAAGCACCGGGGCTCCGCTCGGCGCCGCGGCAGGACCGCCTCATGTGGCTGATGTGGGCGCTTTGGGCAGTCGCCTTCACCATCGGCGTGCCCGCGGTCCGCCGGGTCATCGACGCGGCCGTGGCGGTTCCGAGCTTCACGAACCTGCCGGTCCACATGCTGTCGCTGTGCGCCATGGGGGCGCTCTTCGAATTCATCCGCGAGGCGACCGGAGCCCGGCGTCACCGGCTCTCCGGGCTGCGCTGGATCCTGCTGGGGCTGGCGGAGGCCGGGCTGATCACCACCTTCGCCGCGAGCCCACTCCCGGACGGGGAGACCGACCTGGTGACCGTGACCCGGTCGCCGATGATCACCGCGTACTGGATGCTCTTCCTCGGATACATCCTGTACGGGGTGCTCAGCGCGATCCGCCTGTGCTGGCGGTACGGGCGCCACGCCGCACCCGGTCCGACCCGGACGGCGATGCGACTGCTCGGATCGGCCAGCTCCTTCGGGCTGCTGTACGTCGTCCACCGGCTCGCGCACCTGGCGGCCGCGCTCACGGGGCGGAGCCTGACCGGCGCACCAGGTGTGGTGGTGACCACGCAGATCCTTCTGGCGTGCACCCTGCTGCTACTGCTGGCCAGTGTGAGCTGGCCGTTCCTCGCCGGGTGCGCGACGAGGGCGCGGCTGCACCGGCAGGTCAAGGCCATCCGTCCGCTGTGGCGACTCCTGACGGAGTCGACGCCGGAGGTGGTCCTTCCGCTGCCCGCGGGCCTGCACAAGGACATCGACATGGTCCGCTACCGCTGCGTCATCGAGATCCGCGACAGCGCGCTCGCCCTGTCCGGTCACGTCTCGCGGGAGCAACTCGAAGCCGTACGGCGCGCCCTGGCGGAATCGGGGCTCCGCGGTGTCGAGCGGGACGCGACGGCCGAGGCGGCCGTCCTGCTGTACGCGGCGCGGGCCGAAGGCGCCGGTGAGCCGCCTCGGTTCCCCGAACGGGCCATGGTGCGGGACGGCGGCGACCTGGACACCGACGCCGCATGGCTGCGGAAGGTCTCGGCAGCAGTCCGCTCGTCCGAAGCGGACGCGGCCGTTGCACTCCTGCTCGAGGACGCGCATTCCGAGGTCCTCACGACCGAATGA